A stretch of the Dioscorea cayenensis subsp. rotundata cultivar TDr96_F1 chromosome 4, TDr96_F1_v2_PseudoChromosome.rev07_lg8_w22 25.fasta, whole genome shotgun sequence genome encodes the following:
- the LOC120258027 gene encoding cationic peroxidase SPC4-like, whose amino-acid sequence MTVSVQGCDGSVLLDGSASGPSEKDAPPNLTLRPSAFKAINDLRAAIDKKCGGVVSCADVAALAARDSVFLSGGPDYKVPLGRRDGLSFATREATLASLPAPTSNVSVLLNALSKLNLNADDLVALSGGHTIGIGHCSSFSNRLYPSRDSTMDQSFAKNLYSTCPTSTSSNTTVLDLRSPNAFDNNYYVDLVNRQGLFTSDQDLYSDARTREIVKRFAGDERLFFERFAASMVKMGQLSVLTGKQGEIRDNCSVRNGRKVDGGDDDDEEGIWSLVDDEVVQSLAFE is encoded by the exons ATGACTGTTTCTGTTCAG GGATGTGATGGTTCGGTGCTGTTGGATGGATCGGCGAGTGGTCCGAGTGAGAAGGATGCACCGCCGAACCTGACGCTAAGACCGTCGGCATTCAAGGCCATCAACGATCTTCGCGCGGCCATTGATAAGAAATGCGGCGGAGTTGTCTCATGCGCTGATGTTGCTGCTCTCGCTGCCCGGGATTCTGTTTTCTTG TCTGGTGGGCCTGATTACAAAGTGCCATTGGGCCGCCGCGATGGGCTAAGTTTCGCAACCCGAGAAGCCACCTTGGCCTCTCTCCCGGCCCCAACCTCAAACGTCAGCGTCCTCCTCAACGCCCTCTCCAAACTCAACCTCAACGCCGACGACCTCGTCGCTCTCTCCGGCGGCCACACTATCGGCATCGGCCACTGCTCCTCCTTCTCCAACCGCCTCTACCCATCCCGCGACTCCACCATGGATCAATCCTTCGCCAAAAACCTCTACTCAACTTGCCccacctccacctcctccaACACCACCGTGCTCGATCTCCGTTCGCCGAACGCATTCGATAACAATTACTATGTTGATCTGGTGAACCGGCAGGGGCTTTTCACATCGGATCAAGATTTGTACAGTGATGCGAGGACGAGAGAGATTGTGAAGAGGTTTGCGGGTGATGAAAGGTTGTTTTTTGAGAGGTTTGCGGCGTCGATGGTGAAGATGGGGCAGTTGAGTGTGTTGACTGGGAAGCAAGGTGAGATTAGGGATAATTGTTCGGTGAGGAATGGCCGGAAGGttgatggtggtgatgatgatgatgaagaagggaTTTGGTCTCTTGTTGATGATGAAGTGGTTCAGAGCTTGGCTTTTGAGTAA